In Providencia zhijiangensis, a single window of DNA contains:
- the nit1 gene encoding deaminated glutathione amidase, producing MKTGNVALLQLCSGKNTKHNLAQIEQQIKQLPDTVQLVLTPENALLFADAATYRKQAETEGHGPLQDAIRAMAIRYNVWILIGSMPLISREDPERITSSSLLFDAKGNITARYDKIHMFDVNIEDEQGEYNESVIYQRGEHLTVVDTPVGRLGLTICYDLRFPGLFQALREQGAEIISVPAAFTRYTGQAHWEPLLRARAIENQCYVLAPAQVGVHGTRRTWGHTLAVDGWGKVMKKNVDAVSALVVNVQPDSLKVMREQIRVVKHNRFRPQLTSLIKKQTK from the coding sequence ATGAAAACGGGTAATGTTGCACTTTTGCAGTTATGTAGTGGTAAGAATACAAAACACAACTTGGCACAGATAGAGCAGCAAATTAAACAGTTGCCTGATACCGTGCAGTTAGTTCTTACTCCTGAAAATGCATTGCTATTTGCTGATGCTGCAACCTATCGTAAACAGGCTGAAACAGAAGGTCATGGCCCATTACAAGACGCTATCCGCGCGATGGCTATCCGTTACAATGTGTGGATCCTGATTGGGTCAATGCCATTGATTAGCCGTGAAGATCCTGAACGTATTACCAGCAGTAGCTTACTGTTTGATGCGAAAGGAAATATCACTGCGCGTTACGATAAAATTCATATGTTCGATGTGAATATCGAAGATGAACAAGGCGAGTATAACGAATCGGTTATTTATCAACGTGGTGAGCACCTCACTGTGGTGGATACACCAGTAGGTCGCTTAGGTTTGACCATTTGTTATGATTTACGTTTCCCTGGTTTATTCCAGGCTTTACGTGAACAAGGCGCAGAGATTATTTCCGTCCCTGCGGCGTTTACTCGTTATACAGGACAAGCTCACTGGGAGCCACTGTTAAGAGCCCGTGCGATAGAAAATCAGTGCTATGTTTTAGCACCAGCACAAGTTGGGGTGCATGGTACGCGTCGTACATGGGGACACACTCTCGCCGTAGATGGCTGGGGTAAAGTGATGAAAAAGAATGTGGATGCTGTTTCTGCGTTGGTTGTGAATGTCCAGCCAGACAGCTTAAAAGTGATGCGTGAACAGATCCGAGTGGTGAAACATAACCGCTTTAGACCACAATTAACATCATTGATTAAAAAACAAACTAAATAA
- the yhdP gene encoding AsmA2 domain-containing protein YhdP yields the protein MKRLPRIVLVTTAAVLLLCALVLTSLRFLLPNIDNYRQEIITYVESHSDISLDIGQIEGAWRYYGPELIISDVVIKNPITDIQVNKVTIELDIWNSLLSLRWRFRDLTFYQLNVDYKAPLSFDGTEDETTNYDGVDDLFLRQFDHFILKDSQVTFLTPSDQKMTLLLPELSWLNQDARHRAQGFVSLETLNKQDSYLQVKLDVSDKNGVLSDGMFYLQADNIDMQPWLSKWLRDNTGLRDANFSLSSWITLKNNRIDNGLIQLRQGEANWGEEPLTQNLQVNDLLVRMKRQGNGWLFNIPELDTLKTNEYIWPQGSVSVLYLPSSAKYQNKDHWRIRAKNIELERLSEVLPTFSFITPELVQDWQHRQPTGLVSEFALDLTQDTEDHTQISMDWQDVSWKKWKELPSVNHFSGVLIGGAQQGVLSFSLKDSIVDYRDEFKAPFEISNASGKLNWINNSSEFKLWSSGVNLQAKAVKANGDFSYAKAKQHDIADLAILAGISTDDAGEAWRYFPQKLMGQELADYLTKAIIAGHVENATLVYKGDPAHYPYYKNDGQFQVYVPLRDGTFEYDDQWPALLDLNLDLDFSRASLAMHTDSVKLGDATAENLDAVIHDYFDEMLYIDAGVSGTGKQIQQYFTHTPLKHSLGDTLDELQIDGTVTGKLNLAIPLSAGKDVVAKGQVNLNKNDVFVRPIDSTLHGLTGSFKFTNGDLVSDNITGQWLEQPVSLDFTTSTRPKDYLVDINLGGNWELNKVPMLPSDIKGKVSGVSDWKSQIHITLPESSKEATGLQIEITAGLNKLKSQLPALNTELLQQLGKMNVQAKGTTEQLTVGGDIGQRLGFNSQWSLTSSPLKLQKAHIAPWNNQVPALPNGSTILVDLPAVEDVNWEKLASGFLSSSASEHVGQIGYPDTLEVKAPSVYLAGQRWKDLSFSYDLYRDEQQINVESANLKGQLQIWKQQPWALNIEYLYYNPEGSLASSEKTTSSEAFNFSQWPKVNIHCVECWVSGQKLGEITAKVTPVGQHTLKLTAGSLKNNASELKLDALWRSNDGNKTEIAGSLTGEAFDETAAYFGVLVPIIDSPYSIEFDLNWAQVPWEPEVATLNGKMSAKLGKGAIAHMGGGRAGQLLRLVSFDALLRKLQLDFRDTFSNDFDFDSIKGNAVINQGILTSKDLYIDGLVADIALNGDIDLVKRQINAEAVITPEISATVGVATAFVINPFAGAAVFAASKVLGPLWSKISVIRYRVSGSLDEPKIDEVLRQLKETQE from the coding sequence GTGAAACGACTGCCACGTATCGTACTCGTGACAACCGCTGCTGTATTGTTGCTGTGTGCGTTGGTACTCACCAGTTTGCGTTTTCTATTACCCAATATCGATAATTATCGCCAAGAAATTATCACTTACGTTGAAAGTCACAGTGATATCTCACTGGATATTGGTCAGATTGAAGGAGCTTGGCGCTATTATGGCCCCGAGCTTATCATCTCCGATGTTGTTATCAAAAACCCAATCACCGATATACAAGTCAACAAAGTCACCATCGAATTAGATATTTGGAATTCGCTATTATCTTTGCGTTGGCGTTTTCGTGATTTGACGTTTTATCAACTGAATGTGGATTATAAAGCCCCACTTAGTTTTGATGGGACGGAAGATGAAACGACGAACTATGATGGCGTGGATGACCTGTTTTTAAGGCAGTTTGACCATTTTATTTTAAAAGATAGCCAAGTGACATTTTTGACGCCATCAGACCAAAAGATGACATTACTGCTGCCAGAACTTTCATGGCTTAACCAAGATGCCCGTCACCGCGCCCAAGGTTTCGTTAGCCTTGAAACGCTAAATAAGCAAGATAGTTATCTGCAAGTGAAGCTGGATGTGTCGGATAAAAATGGCGTACTCAGTGACGGCATGTTCTATTTGCAGGCCGATAACATTGATATGCAGCCTTGGCTCAGCAAGTGGCTACGCGATAATACGGGGTTACGGGACGCCAACTTCAGTTTATCATCGTGGATCACCCTCAAGAATAATCGTATAGATAATGGTCTGATCCAGCTACGCCAAGGTGAAGCGAACTGGGGGGAAGAGCCTCTCACGCAAAATCTTCAAGTGAATGATTTACTGGTGCGAATGAAGCGCCAAGGCAACGGTTGGCTGTTTAATATTCCTGAGCTAGATACTCTGAAAACCAATGAATACATCTGGCCGCAAGGGAGTGTCTCCGTTCTGTATTTGCCTTCATCGGCAAAATATCAAAATAAAGATCACTGGCGCATTCGTGCTAAAAATATTGAGCTAGAACGTTTAAGTGAAGTGTTGCCGACATTCTCGTTTATTACGCCAGAATTAGTGCAAGATTGGCAGCATCGTCAGCCGACGGGATTAGTCTCGGAATTTGCCCTCGACCTAACGCAAGACACTGAAGACCATACGCAAATCAGTATGGACTGGCAGGATGTTAGCTGGAAAAAATGGAAAGAGCTTCCTTCTGTAAACCATTTCTCCGGGGTACTTATTGGCGGTGCTCAACAAGGCGTTCTCTCATTTTCGCTTAAAGATAGTATCGTGGATTATCGCGATGAATTTAAAGCACCTTTTGAGATTAGTAACGCCAGCGGCAAATTAAATTGGATCAATAACAGCAGCGAATTCAAATTGTGGAGCTCTGGTGTGAATTTGCAAGCTAAGGCCGTCAAAGCCAATGGTGATTTTAGCTACGCAAAAGCGAAACAGCATGATATTGCCGATTTGGCCATTCTCGCGGGGATCAGTACCGATGATGCAGGAGAAGCTTGGCGCTATTTCCCGCAAAAACTCATGGGGCAGGAGCTCGCGGATTATCTGACCAAAGCGATTATTGCCGGACATGTAGAAAATGCGACGTTGGTATATAAAGGTGACCCCGCTCATTACCCTTACTATAAAAATGATGGGCAGTTCCAAGTGTATGTGCCGCTGCGTGATGGTACATTCGAATACGATGACCAATGGCCTGCATTATTGGATTTAAACCTCGATTTAGACTTTAGCCGTGCAAGTTTAGCGATGCATACGGACTCGGTAAAATTAGGGGATGCAACGGCAGAAAATCTCGATGCGGTGATCCATGATTACTTCGATGAAATGTTATATATCGATGCGGGAGTGAGTGGAACGGGCAAACAGATCCAACAATATTTCACCCATACACCACTCAAACATTCCCTTGGCGACACGCTGGATGAGCTACAAATCGATGGTACCGTAACCGGTAAGCTTAATCTCGCTATTCCATTATCGGCGGGAAAAGACGTTGTCGCGAAAGGGCAAGTTAATCTTAATAAAAATGATGTGTTTGTACGCCCAATCGATAGCACATTGCACGGATTGACAGGAAGCTTCAAGTTTACCAATGGGGATTTAGTCAGTGATAACATCACGGGGCAATGGTTAGAACAGCCAGTTTCTTTGGATTTCACGACGTCTACACGGCCGAAAGATTATTTGGTGGATATTAACCTTGGTGGAAATTGGGAGCTGAATAAAGTTCCTATGCTGCCAAGTGATATCAAAGGGAAAGTCTCTGGTGTGAGTGATTGGAAAAGCCAAATTCATATCACGTTACCAGAATCATCCAAAGAAGCGACAGGCTTACAGATTGAGATTACGGCGGGGTTAAATAAGCTAAAAAGTCAGTTACCTGCGCTGAACACCGAACTACTGCAACAGCTTGGCAAGATGAATGTTCAAGCCAAAGGCACGACGGAGCAATTAACGGTAGGTGGTGATATTGGTCAACGCCTTGGTTTTAACTCTCAGTGGTCGCTCACCAGCTCGCCATTGAAACTACAGAAAGCGCACATTGCGCCATGGAATAATCAGGTTCCTGCGTTACCAAACGGCTCGACCATCTTGGTGGATTTACCTGCCGTAGAAGATGTCAATTGGGAGAAATTAGCGAGTGGCTTTTTATCGTCTTCAGCCAGTGAGCATGTGGGGCAAATTGGCTACCCAGATACCCTTGAAGTTAAAGCGCCATCCGTTTATTTGGCGGGACAGCGTTGGAAAGACTTGAGCTTCTCTTACGATTTATACCGTGATGAACAACAAATCAACGTAGAAAGCGCAAACCTAAAAGGACAGCTACAGATTTGGAAGCAGCAGCCATGGGCGTTGAATATTGAGTATCTGTATTACAATCCTGAAGGCTCGCTAGCTTCAAGCGAAAAGACCACTTCATCGGAAGCATTCAACTTTAGCCAGTGGCCTAAAGTGAATATCCATTGCGTCGAATGTTGGGTGAGTGGGCAAAAACTTGGCGAAATCACGGCGAAAGTCACGCCGGTGGGACAGCACACCTTAAAATTAACCGCAGGTTCACTGAAAAATAATGCCAGCGAGTTAAAGCTGGATGCTCTATGGCGCAGTAATGATGGTAATAAGACGGAGATTGCAGGCTCGCTTACCGGCGAGGCGTTCGATGAAACCGCTGCATATTTTGGTGTCTTGGTACCGATTATCGACTCCCCATATTCGATTGAATTTGACCTGAATTGGGCGCAGGTTCCTTGGGAACCGGAGGTTGCGACACTAAATGGAAAAATGTCAGCGAAATTAGGGAAAGGCGCGATTGCCCATATGGGAGGGGGTCGTGCTGGACAGTTACTACGTTTAGTTAGTTTTGATGCATTATTGCGCAAACTTCAGTTAGATTTCCGGGATACGTTCAGTAATGACTTTGACTTTGATTCGATTAAAGGCAATGCGGTCATCAATCAAGGTATTCTAACCTCGAAGGATCTTTATATTGATGGATTAGTCGCGGATATTGCCTTGAATGGCGATATTGACCTTGTTAAGCGTCAAATTAATGCGGAAGCGGTCATTACCCCTGAAATTTCTGCTACAGTAGGTGTAGCCACCGCATTTGTGATTAACCCGTTTGCGGGCGCGGCAGTATTTGCGGCATCGAAAGTCCTTGGTCCGTTGTGGAGTAAAATTTCGGTTATTCGCTATCGCGTAAGCGGTAGTCTGGATGAACCTAAAATTGATGAAGTACTACGTCAGCTTAAGGAGACTCAAGAGTAA
- the rng gene encoding ribonuclease G, translating into MTTELLVNVTPSETRVAYIDGGILQEIHVEREAKRGLVGNIYKGRVSRVLPGMQAAFVDIGLDKAAFLHASDIMPHTECIAGDEQKNFHVRDIAELVKQGQDLIVQVVKDPLGTKGARLTTDITLPSRYLVFMPGASHVGVSQRIDSEEERERLKECVAQYCDENGGFIIRTAAEGVAEDDVKQDAAFLKRLWAKVIERKKRNVTRTKIYGELSLAYRIIRDFAGASLDRIRVDSRLTYTQLEEFIAEYVPEMTAKLELYQGNQPIFDLFDVENEIQRAMDRKVELKSGGYLIIDQTEAMTTIDINTGAFVGHRNLEETIFNTNVEATQAIARQLRLRNLGGIIIIDFIDMSDVEHRRRVLASLEQALSKDKVKTTINGFSQLGLVEMTRKRTRESLEHVLCDTCPTCQGRGTVKSVETVCYEILREIVRVHRTIDADRFLVYASKAVVDVLTGDESHALAEVEIFVGKQVKVQIEPLYSQERFDVVMM; encoded by the coding sequence ATGACTACGGAACTATTAGTAAACGTAACACCATCTGAAACGCGCGTAGCTTATATTGATGGTGGGATCTTACAAGAAATACATGTTGAAAGAGAGGCGAAAAGAGGGCTAGTAGGGAATATCTACAAAGGTCGTGTGAGCCGCGTTTTACCCGGTATGCAGGCGGCCTTTGTTGATATTGGTCTGGACAAAGCAGCCTTTTTACACGCCTCAGACATTATGCCTCACACTGAATGCATTGCAGGTGACGAGCAGAAAAACTTTCATGTCAGAGATATCGCTGAGTTGGTAAAGCAAGGGCAAGATTTAATTGTCCAAGTGGTTAAAGACCCACTAGGCACCAAAGGCGCAAGGCTCACCACAGACATTACACTGCCTTCTCGTTACTTGGTTTTCATGCCGGGGGCTTCCCATGTTGGCGTGTCTCAGCGTATTGATAGTGAAGAAGAAAGAGAACGTTTAAAAGAGTGCGTCGCACAATATTGCGATGAAAACGGCGGGTTTATCATTCGTACTGCCGCAGAAGGTGTGGCTGAAGATGACGTCAAACAAGATGCCGCATTTTTAAAACGCTTATGGGCGAAAGTGATTGAACGTAAAAAACGTAATGTCACGCGCACTAAAATTTACGGTGAGCTTTCACTGGCATACCGCATTATTCGCGATTTTGCAGGCGCATCCCTCGACCGTATTCGTGTGGATTCTCGTTTAACCTACACGCAGTTGGAAGAGTTTATTGCGGAATATGTGCCGGAAATGACGGCGAAGCTTGAGCTTTACCAAGGCAATCAACCTATTTTTGACTTGTTCGATGTGGAAAATGAAATTCAACGTGCGATGGACAGAAAGGTTGAATTGAAGTCGGGCGGGTATCTGATCATCGACCAAACTGAAGCGATGACCACCATCGATATCAACACGGGCGCATTTGTTGGTCACCGTAATTTAGAAGAAACTATCTTTAATACCAACGTTGAAGCGACTCAAGCCATTGCGCGCCAATTACGATTAAGAAATCTTGGTGGTATTATTATCATCGACTTTATCGATATGTCAGATGTTGAACATCGCCGCCGTGTGTTAGCCTCACTTGAACAAGCTTTAAGTAAAGATAAGGTAAAAACCACCATTAATGGGTTCTCTCAACTAGGATTAGTTGAGATGACACGTAAAAGAACCCGTGAAAGTTTGGAGCATGTGCTGTGTGATACCTGCCCAACTTGCCAAGGTCGTGGTACGGTGAAATCAGTTGAAACCGTGTGCTATGAAATTTTGCGTGAAATCGTGAGAGTTCACCGCACAATCGATGCTGATAGATTCTTAGTTTACGCATCAAAAGCGGTAGTGGATGTGTTGACTGGGGATGAATCTCACGCATTAGCGGAAGTTGAAATCTTTGTAGGGAAACAAGTTAAAGTGCAGATTGAGCCGTTATATAGCCAAGAACGCTTTGATGTTGTCATGATGTAG